ATTTTTCGGCTCCTTGTTTTTCTATCTTCTAAATTAAAAAAATCGCCACTAATTCTCGAATTTTTCATTAAATATAAACAAATAAACTCGAGAATTTGTGGCGAAAAATTTTCAGCTAATATCGCTAAATATATTATTTATGCTCAAATGCGGGTAAATACCATTTGAATTTTACGGCCATTAATCGAACCGTGATTATTACAACTGATGTTATCAAATATAAAATATCATTGTCTAAATTCAGTTTTTTTAGAATAAAAAATACAATTCCTCCTAAAATACAAATAGTAGCATAAATTTCTCTTCTGAAAATAGTTGGGATTTCGTTGCATAAAATATCTCTGATAACACCGCCAAAACAGGCTGTCATGGTTCCTAACGCGATACAAATAACAGGATGCAAACCAATAGAAATCCCTTTTTCGAGTCCGATCAAGGTAAAAACCCCAAGTCCGATTGTATCAAATAAAAACAAAGAAGTCCTTAATCTGTCAAACTTTTTTCTAAACAGAATAGCCAGCAAAAAACCTAAAATAATCACATAAACATATTGCAAATCTTTCATCCAGCCCACGGGAGTTCTGCCAATTAAAACATCTCGCAATGTTCCGCCGCCAACTGCCGTAACAAATGCTATGATAAAAACCCCAAACGGATCGAGTTTTTTGTGCATTGCCGTTAAAGCGCCGGACATGGCAAAGGCCATTGTACCAATAATATCTAATAGATGAAACATTTTTTTCCAGGTTCTAAGGTTCTGAGATTCTAAGATTCTAAGTTGCTAAGGTTTTATTTTTTTACGTAAATCGGGCTTCTTTTTAATAAATAAAAAATGGCGCCTATCCAGCTATCTGGAACGGTTTACGGGTTTGTAAGTCGATTTTTGTATTGCTTTTACACTTTACATTTAAATCAAAAGCTTTAAAAACATGCACAAAGTTATGAAATCCCAAATTAACACCTCTAAAAAACACATTTAACTACATGTTTTGTGTGTAAAAATTATAATCTTTAAGAATAACTCGAAGAAAGTCACTATTGTTACCTGATTGATTTTTAATTCCGGTGACGTTTTCAATCTTAGCGACCAGCTTATAAATCATTTCGTGATCATTTTTTGCCTCTGCTTTTTGAAACGTTTCTTTAATAATTCGCATATCATTATCAGATAATTTAATTACCAAAGGATAAGTTGGCACATAAGCATCTCCAATTTCTTCTAAAATAGTATGACTGATATCAATTTTGTTTTTTAAGGTAATCACTGCCGTTCCTGCTGCCATATCGCCTAATCGCTGTCCTTTTTTACTTGTAACAACAGCAATTAAACCAACAAGTCCATAAAGCAGCGTAAAATCGATTATTCTAAAAAACCAGCGAATCAAATAATCGCCAAAACCGGCTTGGTAACCATCAATTTTTACGACTTTTATTTTTACCAGTTTTTTTCCAATGGTTTGTCCTTCAAAAACACTTTCCAAAGTAATCGAATAAAGCATAATTGGTAAATAAAAAAGCAAAATGATCGACATTACAGACCAGGAATCTAGTTTATCAAACAATTTATCGAAATGCAGCCAGTAAAAAAACACTAATAAGACAACTATTACATAAGAGATTTTGATAAGAAAATCAATGAAATAGGAGCCTAATCGTTCACCAACTGATGCCGATATAAAATTTATTTTAACATTTTGTGTTGTGTTAATAGATAATTCTGACATATTTTATATTTTAGCCTACAATGAGAGAAGTCGCCTTCATAAAACAAAATAAAGAAAAATGGCTGGAATTTGAACTAGCTATTTTTGGTAAAGCTAAAAAAAATCCTGATGAGTTAGCTAATTTGTACATTCAATTGATGAATGATCTGTCGTATGCACAAACTTATTATCCAAAAAGTAAAACGGTTATTTACTTAAATCATCTTGCATCACAGATTTATCAAAAGATTTACAAAACGAAACGAACAGAAAAAAACAGATTGGTGGAATTCTTCAAAACCGAAGTTCCGCTGCTTGTTTACGAATACAAAAGATACTTAATGTATGCTTTTGTATTATTTTTTATCACTGTTGCAATTGGTGTAGTTTCGGCAAAATATGACCCTAATTTTGTTCGCTTAATCTTAGGAGATTCCTATGTAAATATGACTTTGGAGAACATCAAAAAAGGAAATCCAATGGCAGTTTATGGTTCCGGAACCAATTGGGGAAGTTTTATTGGTATTACCGTAAACAATCTTCACGTTGGAGCGCAGTGCTATTTTTATGGGATTCTTGGCGGTATTGGAACTTTTTATATTTTCCTGCAAAACTCTATTATGCTGGGATCTTTTCAATACTTTTTCTATGAGCAGGGCGTTTTCTGGAAAAGTGTTCGCGGAATCTGGATTCACGGTTCTATGGAAATTTTTGCCATTGTAATCGAAACAACTGCGGGATTTATTCTTGGAGCTTCGATATTGTTTCCTAAAACTTTTTCGAGAATGAACTCTTTTAAAATTGGCTTTAAAAATAGTTTCAAAATATTCCTGAGTACTTTTCCTTTTACGATTAGCGCCGGATTTCTTGAGGGTTTTATTACCCGATATTCTATAGATATGCCAAATTGGTTGAGCTCTTTTATCATTTTATTTACCTTAGCAATAATTTCATTTTATTATCTGGTTTATCCTTTTATAGTCCACAAAAAAATACAACAACTATCAGCCAAATCGAATTAATTGGAACCAATAATGAATAAAATTTTCTTCATTTTATCTTTTCTTTTCTGCTTAAGCGTTTCAAATGCTCAGGATTCTTTGGCTACAGCCGAACCTCCAAAAATTGCTTCGGTAAAATATACCGAAAAAGACATTGAGATTGATTCGAGCACGATTGAAGCCAAAACTTTTACGAAAAACTTCAAAAAAAAATACACCGATTCAGATTTTATATATGAATATAAAACGCCTGAAAAAAATGCATGGGATCGTTTTAAAGATTGGTTGGCCAGCGTTTTTAGATCGTTATTTAGTTTTGAAAACAGCGAAACCTCAATCAAATTGGTGTCAATTCTAATAAGAGTTGTTGCCATTTTAGTAATTATCATCGTGATTTATTTGATTGCAAAAGCCTTGATTGATAAAGAAGGGCAATGGATTTTTGGCAAAAACTCACAAAAAAAGACCATTTATTATACTGATATTGAAAAAAACATACATCTTTTAGATTTTGAAAAATTGATAAAAGAGAGCATTAATTCCGGCGAAAAAAGAATCGCTATTCGGTATTATTATCTTTGGCTCTTAAAGGTCATGGCGCAAAATCATTATATAGAATGGGATATCGAAAAAACAAATTCAGATTATTTATACGAGCTTCAAAGACCTGTGCATAAAGAAGAGTTCACGTATTTATCGTACTTGTATAATTATATCTGGTATGGAGAATTTGAAATTAATGAAACCTCTTTCAGTAAAGCAGAAAATAGATTTAAGAATGCCCTAAAAACCTTTAGCAATGGATAAAAATATCAAAATTTATATCGCTATTCTGGTTTTTGTTTTGGCACTAACTTTAATTGCTGATCGCGATCAGGCAAAACCTATCGATTGGAGTGCAACGTATTCTGTTAATGACAAAATCCCACTTGGATTGTATGTTTTTGACAAAGAAATCAATGGTATTTTAAAACATCAGAAGGTTGAAAAAATTGCCACTGTAACGCCGTACGAGTTTTTGGATTCTAAATATGACGACGATACTTTAGTAGAAAATTACAAAATAAAAGGCACTTTTTTAAACATATCAGAGGCCAGCACAATTGACGATCAGTCTATAAAGGAGCTTTTTTACTTTGTATCACACGGAAATAATGCTTTTTTGAGCATGAAAGAATTCCCAAAACCGTTATTAGACAGTTTAAAAATAGAATGTAATTCTGATTTTCAGAATGCTCACAATTATACAACTCTATTTTGGCTGGCGAATAAAAAAGTAAATCAAAAAAAATATACTTTAATTGAAGGAATGGGTGATACTTATTTCTCTAAAATTGACACGTTAAACACCATCGTATTAGGCTATCAGGGAAATAAAAATCAACCTAAACAAAAAGACGTCAACTTTATAAAAGTTCCTTATAAAAACGGTTATTTTTATTTGCATGCACAACCGGCGGCTTTTACGAACTTTCATTTATTAAAAGCTGATCAAGCGCAATATGCCGAAAGTGTATTGTCGTACTTACCAAAAGGCGATGTTTTTTGGTACACCAAAGCACTAAATGATGAGCGAATTTCGCAATCGCCTTTGCGTTACATTTTTAGCCAGCCTGCTTTAAAATGGGCTTGGTATTTATCTCTAATTGGGATATTGATTTTTATAATTTTTAATGCTAAACGAAAACAGCGCATCGTTCCGATCCTGAAACCTTTACCGAATTTAACGGTTGATTTTACTAAAACCATCGGGAATTTGTATTATCAGGAAGGCGATCACGATAATATTATCGACAAAAAAATCATTTATTTTCTGGAGCGAATCCGAAATGAATATTTAATGGATACAACAAAATTGGATGACGATTTTATCAAAAAACTGCATTATAAAACAGGTAAAAGCGAAACAGATATTCAGGAACTCGTATTCTTAATCAACGAACATAGAAAAAGTTATCACGGAAGTCTTGAAGAAGATTTAATCAGAATTAATAATGCAATCGAAAAGATTTTAAATTAAAAATATTTGCCACAGATTAAAAAGATTAACACAGATTAAAAAAAATCATTTTAATCTGTGGCAAAAAATAAATAACTAAGAAAACATACCAAATTATGGACAATATCAATATAACAGAAACTGAAATCACTAATGAAAATGTGAATTTTGAAACCAGAATAAATTTAGCACCACTTTTAGATCACGTTAACAGCATCAAAAAAGAGCTTGAAACGGTGATTGTTGGGCAACAAAAAATGATCGATCAGCTTTTGGTAGCTATTTTATCAAACGGACACGTTTTGCTTGAAGGGGTTCCCGGAGTTGCCAAAACGATTACAGCTAAATTATTATCTAAAACCTTGAATATTGGCTTTAGCCGAATTCAGTTTACGCCAGATTTGATGCCATCAGATATTTTGGGAACTTCGGTTTTTAATCTTAAAACTTCTGAATTTCAGTTTAAGCAAGGTCCAATTTTCTCAAACTTAATTTTAATTGACGAGATCAACCGTGCTCCTGCCAAAACGCAAGCGGCACTTTTTGAAGTTATGGAAGAACGTCAGATCACAATTGACGGATCAGCTTATCAGCTTGAAACTCCTTTTTTGGTTATTGCAACACAAAACCCAATTGAGCAAGAAGGAACGTATCGTTTGCCGGAAGCGCAATTGGACCGTTTTTTATTCAAAATCACCATTGATTATCCAAAATTAAACGAAGAGATTTTAATCATTCAAAGAGAGCATTTATTGCAGGATCACGGAAAATTAGAAGCTATAAAAACGATACTTTCCGCAGCAGAAATAAAAGATTATCAAGCTTTGGTAAAACAAATTAGAGTCGAACAAAATTTACTGGAATACATTGCCAGAATTGTAGTAAACACGCGCGAAAATGCCTTTTTATATCTTGGAGCTTCGCCTCGTGCTTCGATTGCAATTTTGAATGCTGCCAAAGGTTTTGCTGCCATTCGCGGACGTGATTTTGTTACTCCGGAAGATATCAAAGAAGC
This genomic interval from uncultured Flavobacterium sp. contains the following:
- a CDS encoding DUF4129 domain-containing protein, with the protein product MNKIFFILSFLFCLSVSNAQDSLATAEPPKIASVKYTEKDIEIDSSTIEAKTFTKNFKKKYTDSDFIYEYKTPEKNAWDRFKDWLASVFRSLFSFENSETSIKLVSILIRVVAILVIIIVIYLIAKALIDKEGQWIFGKNSQKKTIYYTDIEKNIHLLDFEKLIKESINSGEKRIAIRYYYLWLLKVMAQNHYIEWDIEKTNSDYLYELQRPVHKEEFTYLSYLYNYIWYGEFEINETSFSKAENRFKNALKTFSNG
- a CDS encoding RDD family protein codes for the protein MSELSINTTQNVKINFISASVGERLGSYFIDFLIKISYVIVVLLVFFYWLHFDKLFDKLDSWSVMSIILLFYLPIMLYSITLESVFEGQTIGKKLVKIKVVKIDGYQAGFGDYLIRWFFRIIDFTLLYGLVGLIAVVTSKKGQRLGDMAAGTAVITLKNKIDISHTILEEIGDAYVPTYPLVIKLSDNDMRIIKETFQKAEAKNDHEMIYKLVAKIENVTGIKNQSGNNSDFLRVILKDYNFYTQNM
- a CDS encoding MoxR family ATPase, which codes for MDNINITETEITNENVNFETRINLAPLLDHVNSIKKELETVIVGQQKMIDQLLVAILSNGHVLLEGVPGVAKTITAKLLSKTLNIGFSRIQFTPDLMPSDILGTSVFNLKTSEFQFKQGPIFSNLILIDEINRAPAKTQAALFEVMEERQITIDGSAYQLETPFLVIATQNPIEQEGTYRLPEAQLDRFLFKITIDYPKLNEEILIIQREHLLQDHGKLEAIKTILSAAEIKDYQALVKQIRVEQNLLEYIARIVVNTRENAFLYLGASPRASIAILNAAKGFAAIRGRDFVTPEDIKEAAIPVLQHRVIVTPEREMEGITSPEIIKQIIETVEIPR
- a CDS encoding DUF4350 domain-containing protein, which gives rise to MDKNIKIYIAILVFVLALTLIADRDQAKPIDWSATYSVNDKIPLGLYVFDKEINGILKHQKVEKIATVTPYEFLDSKYDDDTLVENYKIKGTFLNISEASTIDDQSIKELFYFVSHGNNAFLSMKEFPKPLLDSLKIECNSDFQNAHNYTTLFWLANKKVNQKKYTLIEGMGDTYFSKIDTLNTIVLGYQGNKNQPKQKDVNFIKVPYKNGYFYLHAQPAAFTNFHLLKADQAQYAESVLSYLPKGDVFWYTKALNDERISQSPLRYIFSQPALKWAWYLSLIGILIFIIFNAKRKQRIVPILKPLPNLTVDFTKTIGNLYYQEGDHDNIIDKKIIYFLERIRNEYLMDTTKLDDDFIKKLHYKTGKSETDIQELVFLINEHRKSYHGSLEEDLIRINNAIEKILN
- a CDS encoding trimeric intracellular cation channel family protein — translated: MFHLLDIIGTMAFAMSGALTAMHKKLDPFGVFIIAFVTAVGGGTLRDVLIGRTPVGWMKDLQYVYVIILGFLLAILFRKKFDRLRTSLFLFDTIGLGVFTLIGLEKGISIGLHPVICIALGTMTACFGGVIRDILCNEIPTIFRREIYATICILGGIVFFILKKLNLDNDILYLITSVVIITVRLMAVKFKWYLPAFEHK
- a CDS encoding stage II sporulation protein M, coding for MREVAFIKQNKEKWLEFELAIFGKAKKNPDELANLYIQLMNDLSYAQTYYPKSKTVIYLNHLASQIYQKIYKTKRTEKNRLVEFFKTEVPLLVYEYKRYLMYAFVLFFITVAIGVVSAKYDPNFVRLILGDSYVNMTLENIKKGNPMAVYGSGTNWGSFIGITVNNLHVGAQCYFYGILGGIGTFYIFLQNSIMLGSFQYFFYEQGVFWKSVRGIWIHGSMEIFAIVIETTAGFILGASILFPKTFSRMNSFKIGFKNSFKIFLSTFPFTISAGFLEGFITRYSIDMPNWLSSFIILFTLAIISFYYLVYPFIVHKKIQQLSAKSN